In a single window of the Arachis hypogaea cultivar Tifrunner chromosome 6, arahy.Tifrunner.gnm2.J5K5, whole genome shotgun sequence genome:
- the LOC112805455 gene encoding cation/H(+) antiporter 15-like → MGDFLPPACFNMFVSDEHRMWQTSNILETELPMLAFQIFFTVLVGRLLFNAFRPLHQPRIISFVFVGFLLTPPLLGNIPEVFGFIYPVNGILNVEVASHFGLIYYAFLNGLEMNLDTILKSKKEATSIAAMGIIFPILTGPGLYALHRKFYINNTFKLEQVSSHAYLIWTLVLTVTGFPNLVEILSELKLHYTSLGKVALTAGMISDTYNWILFTLLVPFSIDSSNAIYSVLCTVLFLTVCIFLVRPLLKKIIERKTENDEWDEYQLLFVVMGAFACSYVTDILGTHAIVGAFVYGLILPHGKFADLVMSVSDDFGGGFLAPLYFSGNGMRLIIKSVFSHANWPLTLLVLILLCVTKILGTLFATSLSGKSARDGFAIGLLLNTKGALALIMLSIVWDKMIFFAPTYSVLTAAVLLMTIVVSPMINFMFKPRKRFEQNKLRTIQKLRANAELRILACVHNNHHATSMINILELFNATRLSPIHVFGLYLVEITQRAAALVVAHMEPSTQLGVQSNLTQSQVESENIAFTFKALGNNGDGNGNDAFRVETTSVVSSYETIHQDIYISARERGTSLILLPFHQQLSSDGNLLETTNVVYRDINKNVMQDAPCSVGIFIDRGLVTFSQTCLHILMIFVGGPDDREALAIAWKMAGHPRVQLSMVRLCLLDEAAAAAEEASHHSEEAEGILSNAMDNDKQKELDDEYISKFRYTAVNNEDYISYSEADIRAGEDIPRVLKALDQRGCDLYVVGQGNCRNSILFSNLLEWCDCLELGVIGDILASNIFGTNSSILVVQQYGFGGMKLERKQDHMANNSRFGSLIVKAE, encoded by the exons ATGGGAGATTTCTTGCCACCTGCATGTTTTAACATGTTTGTATCCGATGAACATCGAATGTGGCAAACAAGTAATATCCTAGAAACAGAGCTTCCTATGCTTGCATTTCAAATTTTCTTCACTGTATTAGTGGGTCGTCTTCTCTTCAATGCATTCAGACCTCTCCATCAACCTCGCATCATTTCATTTGTCTTT GTTGGTTTCTTACTGACTCCACCACTATTGGGGAACATTCCAGAAGTATTCGGCTTCATTTATCCTGTAAACGGAATACTCAATGTTGAAGTTGCTTCACATTTTGGCCTCATTTACTACGCTTTCCTCAATGGCCTGGAAATGAACCTAGACAcaattctaaaatccaagaaaGAAGCTACAAGCATTGCAGCCATGGGAATCATCTTTCCCATTCTAACAGGACCAGGATTATATGCTCTGCATCgaaaattctatatcaataataCGTTCAAGCTTGAACAAGTTTCAAGTCATGCGTATTTAATTTGGACTTTAGTTCTCACAGTTACAGGTTTTCCAAACCTAGTTGAAATCCTTTCTGAGCTCAAGCTTCATTACACCAGCCTAGGCAAAGTTGCATTAACGGCCGGCATGATTAGTGATACTTACAACTGGATTCTCTTCACATTATTGGTGCCATTTTCAATTGATAGCTCCAATGCAATTTATTCAGTGCTATGCACAGTTTTGTTCCTTACTGTGTGCATCTTTTTGGTCCGCCCTTTACTTAAAAAGATTATTGAACGCAAGACAGAAAATGATGAATGGGATGAGTACCAACTCCTTTTTGTGGTGATGGGAGCTTTTGCATGTTCATATGTTACAGACATTCTTGGAACACATGCCATTGTTGGTGCTTTTGTGTACGGACTAATTTTGCCTCACGGGAAATTTgctgacttggttatgtcggtttCTGATGACTTTGGTGGAGGGTTTCTGGCGCCACTTTACTTTTCAGGCAATGGAATGAGACTTATAATAAAATCCGTTTTTTCTCATGCAAATTGGCCATTGACCTTGCTGGTTCTAATCTTACTGTGTGTCACAAAGATATTGGGAACTTTATTTGCCACCTCCTTATCTGGTAAGTCTGCTAGAGATGGTTTTGCCATAGGATTGCTTCTCAACACCAAAGGAGCTTTAGCGCTCATAATGCTAAGCATTGTTTGGGATAAGATG ATCTTTTTTGCACCAACATATTCTGTCCTCACTGCTGCCGTTCTTCTAATGACCATAGTAGTTTCACCAATGATTAACTTCATGTTCAAGCCAAGAAAGCGATTTGAACAGAACAAGCTAAGGACCATACAAAAGCTAAGAGCGAATGCAGAGCTCCGAATTTTGGCATGTGTTCACAATAATCACCATGCTACGAGCATGATCAACATCCTTGAACTATTCAATGCTACTAGACTTTCCCCAATACATGTCTTCGGCTTGTACCTTGTCGAAATTACACAACGTGCTGCCGCACTTGTTGTTGCTCATATGGAGCCAAGTACCCAGCTTGGAGTGCAAAGTAATCTCACCCAGTCTCAAGTTGAGTCAGAAAACATTGCTTTTACCTTCAAGGCCCTTGGAAATAACGGAGATGGAAATGGAAATGACGCTTTTAGAGTCGAGACCACGAGCGTGGTCTCGTCCTATGAAACCATTCATCAGGATATATACATCTCTGCAAGAGAAAGAGGCACGAGCTTGATTCTTCTTCCCTTCCACCAGCAATTAAGTTCAGATGGTAACTTACTAGAAACAACCAATGTCGTATACAGAGATATAAACAAGAATGTAATGCAAGACGCGCCTTGTTCTGTGGGAATATTCATAGACCGTGGTCTTGTAACTTTCTCTCAAACATGTCTTCATATTCTTATGATCTTTGTCGGAGGCCCGGATGACCGTGAAGCGTTAGCAATTGCGTGGAAGATGGCAGGGCATCCGAGGGTTCAACTATCAATGGTTCGACTCTGTTTGTTAGATGAAGCTGCTGCTGCTGCAGAAGAAGCATCTCATCATTCTGAAGAAGCAGAGGGGATATTGTCCAATGCGATGGATAACGATAAGCAGAAGGAGTTGGATGATGAATATATAAGTAAATTTAGATACACTGCGGTGAATAATGAGGATTATatatcttattcagaggctgatatTCGTGCAGGTGAAGATATCCCTAGAGTGTTGAAAGCACTTGACCAAAGAGGGTGTGATTTATACGTAGTTGGACAAGGAAATTGCAGGAACTCCATACTCTTCTCAAACTTACTAGAATGGTGTGATTGTTTGGAATTAGGTGTTATTGGGGATATTTTAGCTTCAAATATTTTTGGTACAAACTCATCTATTTTAGTTGTTCAACAGTATGGTTTTGGAGGGATGAAACTCGAGAGGAAACAAGACCATATGGCTAATAATAGTCGCTTTGGATCGCTAATTGTGAAGGCAGAATAA